In the Acidobacteriota bacterium genome, one interval contains:
- a CDS encoding zf-HC2 domain-containing protein — MNHRRARLAFSEARAGRLSDRSRQRLESHLARCAKCHHDRTAEARIATELATLRTSTTAEDQVLRSVDVRQAVLGQLPASPTASRHGLPWRELGGLSVVAMVGSVVLVAALAQSLPQAVEAARTGAGLLEVGGILLASVWRAVVTVLEVPFVLLGTLVEPLERLFRWLRTMTPAIPALVTTAYMMMTGVVLFVIGRDLRQPRITGEEG; from the coding sequence ATGAATCACCGCCGTGCGCGTCTGGCGTTCAGCGAGGCCCGAGCGGGCCGACTCTCGGACCGTTCGCGGCAGCGCCTCGAGTCCCATCTCGCTCGTTGCGCGAAGTGCCACCATGACAGAACGGCAGAGGCGAGAATCGCGACGGAGCTTGCGACGCTTCGAACCTCGACCACCGCGGAGGACCAAGTCCTGAGATCGGTCGACGTGCGTCAAGCGGTGCTTGGCCAATTGCCCGCAAGCCCCACCGCCTCCCGACACGGATTGCCCTGGCGGGAACTGGGCGGGCTCTCCGTCGTCGCGATGGTGGGCTCGGTCGTTCTGGTGGCCGCGCTGGCGCAGTCTCTCCCGCAGGCCGTCGAGGCCGCCCGAACGGGGGCCGGACTTCTCGAAGTGGGCGGGATCCTGCTAGCAAGTGTCTGGCGTGCGGTCGTGACCGTGCTGGAAGTCCCGTTCGTTCTCCTCGGAACTCTCGTCGAACCACTTGAGCGACTGTTTCGTTGGTTACGAACGATGACACCGGCAATTCCGGCGCTCGTCACAACGGCCTACATGATGATGACCGGCGTTGTTCTGTTCGTGATCGGTCGGGATCTGCGTCAACCGCGGATCACCGGAGAGGAGGGTTGA
- the proS gene encoding proline--tRNA ligase yields the protein MAKNITPRAEDYSRWYTDLVTQGKLADYSPVKGCMVIRPHGYAVWEHMQSVLDGMFKATGHSNAYFPLFIPKSFLAREAEHVEGFAKECAIVTHSRLKSTIVDGKVTLVPDPDSKLEEELIVRPTSETIIYHMFAKWVQSYRDLPLLINQWANVVRWEMRTRLFLRTTEFLWQEGHTAHATAEEAEEETRKMLDVYATFAEETMAIPVIKGIKTESEKFAGAETTYCIEALMQDRKALQAATSHNLGQNFSKVFELKYQDEDGAWSHAWNTSWGMSTRMIGALIMTHSDDDGLVLPPKVAPTQVVVIPIWRGDDPKDAILEAARSVADELRALGLRVHLDDRDHLSPGFKYHEWELAGVPLRVELGPKDLAKNSVALARRTERKKSFVDREACGATVVQMLDTLQQELFDAALARREEATMTVEDYDAFKRAIEDPGGFLLAHWCGDAACEARIQQETKATIRCIALDQPEEAGTCLICDGVSNKRAHFAKSY from the coding sequence ATGGCCAAGAACATCACACCACGCGCCGAGGACTACTCGCGCTGGTATACCGACCTCGTTACCCAGGGCAAGCTGGCGGATTACTCGCCGGTCAAGGGCTGCATGGTCATCCGACCCCACGGCTACGCGGTGTGGGAACACATGCAATCGGTGCTCGACGGGATGTTCAAGGCCACGGGACACAGCAACGCGTACTTTCCGCTGTTCATTCCGAAGTCGTTCCTGGCCCGCGAGGCGGAGCATGTCGAGGGCTTCGCCAAGGAATGTGCGATCGTCACGCACTCGCGTCTCAAGTCCACGATCGTCGACGGCAAGGTGACCCTCGTCCCCGATCCGGACAGCAAACTCGAAGAAGAACTGATCGTCAGGCCGACCTCGGAGACGATCATCTATCACATGTTTGCCAAGTGGGTTCAGTCCTACCGCGATCTTCCCCTCCTCATCAACCAGTGGGCCAATGTGGTTCGATGGGAAATGCGAACCCGCCTGTTCCTTCGCACGACGGAGTTTCTCTGGCAGGAGGGTCACACGGCGCACGCGACGGCAGAGGAGGCGGAGGAAGAGACTCGGAAGATGCTGGACGTCTACGCGACGTTTGCCGAGGAGACGATGGCGATCCCGGTCATCAAGGGCATCAAGACGGAGAGCGAGAAATTCGCCGGCGCCGAGACTACCTATTGCATCGAGGCCTTGATGCAGGATCGAAAGGCGTTGCAGGCGGCGACATCCCACAATCTCGGACAGAATTTCTCGAAAGTCTTCGAACTGAAGTACCAGGACGAGGACGGGGCATGGAGCCACGCCTGGAACACGTCGTGGGGTATGTCGACACGCATGATCGGCGCCCTGATCATGACCCACAGTGACGATGACGGTCTGGTCCTTCCACCGAAGGTGGCTCCGACCCAGGTCGTGGTCATCCCGATCTGGCGCGGTGACGACCCGAAGGATGCGATCCTCGAGGCCGCCCGATCGGTCGCCGATGAGCTGCGAGCGCTCGGACTTCGTGTCCATCTCGATGATCGAGACCATCTGAGCCCGGGCTTCAAGTACCACGAATGGGAGCTAGCCGGTGTGCCTCTACGGGTCGAGCTGGGTCCCAAGGATCTGGCCAAGAACTCGGTCGCCCTGGCGCGCCGAACCGAGCGAAAGAAGAGCTTCGTCGATCGGGAGGCTTGCGGCGCAACCGTCGTGCAGATGCTGGACACGTTGCAACAGGAGCTGTTCGACGCCGCACTCGCGCGACGCGAGGAAGCCACCATGACCGTCGAGGACTACGACGCGTTCAAGCGCGCAATCGAGGATCCCGGCGGGTTTCTGCTTGCTCACTGGTGCGGCGACGCGGCATGCGAGGCCCGAATTCAGCAAGAAACCAAGGCGACGATTCGCTGTATCGCGTTAGACCAGCCGGAAGAAGCCGGCACCTGCCTGATCTGCGACGGCGTCTCCAACAAGCGAGCCCACTTCGCCAAGTCCTACTGA
- a CDS encoding AAA family ATPase, with protein MAAASRRTKYRLSADRVRWRCDPKMFSFRTTKELDDKPIQIIGQRRAQDALAVGLAVHGAGYNVFVAGDVGTGRSTIVRRLLNGLSGEDVVNEDMVFVHNFIDPSEPVLLRFPASMGAAFRRAMELLTDRLFEDLPALFESDTYRQQRAAMVEATRDRQKNLLKEFEKHVARYGFTMVQVQIGTQVIPQLVPKIDDDPVEMDELEKRVESGGFDPEEFSRLKERLPVLRAELEALGKTLRNVDRDIRQRLHDLDGRLVDPLLHHAIGEIADLFSDIDGLVSYLEGVHEDLLVHLDGIRRAHEAQGEHEESQLEMTAILTRYRVNVIVDNSQREGPPIIWEKAPSYRNLIGHIDADRVGAGEWESDHTMIRVGSLIRANGGCLVVDAMDLLADPPLWVAVKRTLRHREVTVQPQESQSPFASVSLKPQPVAIRVKVILLGTRQIYRLLSALDEDFKKIFKIKAELSSVTPRSVGELRNYAQFVHKKVGDDGLPEFDRKAVAAIAEHAVRMAGHQEKLTTRFSKIADLIRESGFWARNAGSRVVREKHVDEAVTKQIDRVNLLDDYLKESVARGQQLLTLDGEAVGQINGLAVLDAGDHAFGQPSRITVTTSVGRGGIIDIEREARMSGRTHTKGVLILGGFMRHRFARDRPLTLSASICFEQNYNGIDGDSASSTELYALLSSLSGVPLDQGIAVTGSVNQRGEIQPIGGVNEKIEGYYEVCAQAGLTGRQGVLIPRRNCQHLMLDKAVVAAIRKRRFHVWSVNSIEEGLQVLTGKVAGVRRDDGTFPPKSLYAAVDAELTRLAKIAKEQKA; from the coding sequence ATGGCCGCCGCCAGCCGACGTACAAAGTATCGCCTTTCCGCGGACCGCGTCCGTTGGCGCTGCGACCCCAAGATGTTCTCGTTCCGAACGACCAAGGAACTGGACGACAAGCCCATTCAGATTATCGGCCAGCGCCGGGCTCAGGATGCCCTGGCCGTCGGTCTCGCGGTTCACGGTGCCGGCTACAACGTCTTTGTTGCCGGCGATGTCGGAACCGGTCGTTCGACCATCGTTCGCCGATTGCTCAATGGGCTCTCGGGTGAGGACGTCGTCAACGAGGACATGGTCTTCGTTCATAACTTCATCGACCCCTCGGAGCCGGTCCTGTTGAGGTTCCCGGCCAGTATGGGCGCCGCCTTCCGACGGGCGATGGAACTACTGACGGATCGACTGTTCGAGGACCTGCCGGCACTGTTCGAGTCGGACACCTATCGGCAGCAGCGGGCCGCGATGGTCGAGGCCACGCGGGATCGACAGAAGAACCTCCTGAAAGAGTTCGAAAAGCATGTCGCTCGCTACGGATTCACCATGGTTCAGGTTCAGATCGGTACCCAGGTCATCCCTCAGCTCGTTCCGAAGATCGATGACGATCCCGTCGAGATGGATGAACTCGAGAAGCGGGTCGAGAGCGGTGGGTTTGACCCGGAAGAGTTTTCCCGACTGAAGGAACGACTTCCGGTCCTCCGTGCCGAACTCGAGGCGCTGGGCAAGACGCTGCGAAACGTCGATCGAGATATCCGACAACGTCTCCACGACCTCGACGGTCGCCTGGTCGACCCACTGCTACACCACGCGATCGGAGAGATCGCCGACCTATTCAGTGACATCGATGGACTCGTCTCTTACCTGGAGGGTGTCCATGAAGACCTGCTGGTCCATCTGGATGGAATCCGACGGGCCCACGAGGCCCAGGGTGAACATGAGGAGTCCCAGTTGGAGATGACGGCGATCCTGACTCGCTATCGGGTCAACGTGATCGTCGACAACAGCCAGCGCGAGGGACCCCCGATCATCTGGGAGAAGGCGCCATCCTATCGTAATCTCATCGGTCATATCGATGCGGATCGAGTCGGGGCAGGTGAGTGGGAGTCTGACCATACGATGATTCGGGTGGGCAGCTTGATCCGTGCCAACGGCGGCTGTCTGGTCGTGGATGCGATGGACCTACTTGCGGACCCGCCGCTCTGGGTCGCCGTGAAGCGCACGCTCCGTCATCGAGAGGTCACCGTGCAGCCGCAGGAGAGCCAATCTCCGTTCGCGAGTGTCTCGCTGAAACCTCAGCCGGTCGCGATCAGGGTCAAGGTGATCCTGCTGGGGACCCGCCAGATCTATCGCCTGCTGTCGGCTCTCGACGAGGACTTCAAGAAGATCTTCAAGATCAAGGCCGAGCTTTCCAGCGTGACCCCTCGCAGCGTCGGCGAGCTCCGCAACTACGCGCAATTTGTCCACAAGAAGGTGGGTGACGATGGGCTCCCGGAGTTCGATCGGAAGGCAGTGGCTGCAATCGCCGAACACGCGGTTCGGATGGCGGGCCACCAGGAGAAACTGACGACGCGCTTCAGTAAGATCGCCGACTTGATTCGCGAGTCCGGCTTCTGGGCCCGGAACGCGGGTTCAAGAGTCGTCCGCGAGAAACACGTCGACGAAGCCGTGACCAAGCAGATCGACCGGGTCAACCTACTGGATGACTACCTCAAGGAAAGTGTGGCCCGCGGTCAGCAGCTGTTGACTCTTGACGGGGAGGCGGTCGGTCAGATCAACGGACTTGCCGTGCTGGATGCCGGTGACCATGCCTTCGGGCAGCCCAGTCGAATCACGGTGACGACATCGGTCGGCAGGGGCGGCATCATCGACATTGAACGAGAGGCTCGCATGTCCGGGCGAACGCACACGAAGGGCGTGTTGATCCTTGGCGGATTCATGCGTCACCGGTTCGCGCGAGATCGTCCGTTGACGCTCAGCGCCTCCATCTGTTTCGAGCAGAACTACAACGGGATCGACGGTGACTCGGCTTCGTCGACGGAGTTGTACGCACTGCTCTCCAGTCTTTCCGGTGTTCCTCTGGATCAGGGGATCGCCGTGACAGGCTCGGTCAACCAGCGCGGAGAGATCCAGCCCATCGGTGGTGTCAACGAGAAGATCGAGGGGTACTACGAGGTCTGCGCTCAGGCCGGGCTGACCGGTCGCCAGGGGGTGTTGATCCCCCGTCGCAACTGTCAGCATCTGATGCTGGACAAGGCCGTCGTGGCTGCGATCCGCAAACGTCGCTTTCACGTCTGGAGTGTCAACTCCATCGAGGAAGGGCTTCAGGTCCTGACCGGCAAGGTGGCGGGAGTTCGAAGGGACGATGGAACGTTCCCACCGAAGAGCCTCTACGCGGCCGTCGACGCCGAGCTGACCCGTCTCGCGAAGATCGCCAAGGAGCAAAAGGCCTAG
- a CDS encoding sigma-70 family RNA polymerase sigma factor, with the protein MTDRTARDHRLVERVRQGDHDAFGTLVGHYQRLVASVAWRYGTPPSAIDDVVSEVFLKTYSRLEQFQPNHAFSTWLYRLAVNHVIDRSRRQRRDPAQEELPSDVESAAPGPADEIESVERRRLLHAALQTLSPHFREVVFLVYIEGMSVKEAATMLGLPEGTIKTRLMRGRDALRVRLSRRHPEYFGELT; encoded by the coding sequence ATGACGGACCGCACAGCGCGTGACCATCGGCTCGTCGAACGGGTACGGCAGGGAGATCACGATGCCTTCGGGACGCTGGTCGGTCACTACCAACGGTTGGTCGCTTCGGTTGCGTGGCGCTACGGAACGCCACCGTCGGCGATCGACGACGTGGTCAGCGAGGTCTTCCTCAAGACCTACTCCCGACTCGAGCAGTTCCAGCCGAACCACGCGTTCTCTACCTGGCTCTACCGTTTGGCCGTTAATCACGTCATCGATCGATCCCGTCGACAACGTCGCGACCCCGCACAGGAAGAGCTTCCGTCCGACGTCGAGTCCGCGGCCCCTGGCCCTGCGGATGAGATCGAATCGGTTGAGCGACGTCGGCTGCTCCACGCCGCGCTCCAGACCCTCTCGCCTCATTTCCGCGAAGTGGTCTTTCTCGTCTACATTGAGGGCATGAGCGTGAAGGAGGCGGCAACGATGTTGGGCCTACCGGAAGGCACGATCAAGACCCGCCTCATGCGGGGCCGCGATGCACTACGCGTACGTCTCAGCCGACGCCACCCCGAGTACTTCGGCGAGCTCACATGA